In the Mytilus trossulus isolate FHL-02 chromosome 1, PNRI_Mtr1.1.1.hap1, whole genome shotgun sequence genome, one interval contains:
- the LOC134692743 gene encoding uncharacterized protein LOC134692743 isoform X3 — translation MDSLIVDLDKVLDDFEAEESTSRKPTGNVSSEYATYLSKNEDHSWEEVSRAPAGSAPNWKRNSKDEYLSFIDYGEPYEPASNFDLSEADFAPSLKTKTETVSSKFSNVITNGHVETVENGNIDFSHKNPDRLLHTTKPGELALTMNGYHDNKSTPMHMHNENNSQMIDLHGCETSDLTENEFGNVDRSVNFDDTYNKFPIQVVDIFTPVSEDVPQIPSSTTYQQNAIPNNFYQSNGKDNVEENIHVNLNESVPVNSAISHDINISKVPSVRNEDLTKNKPMEMIHNNLHAKTQSLSSHTSEKRVNEIKSVNTELSSSLTSDNTKTDLQPVKTELSTSSKTDNRITELQSVKTELSSSPVSDNTKTELQSEKSENLNSELTRKSTDQIQSNVGGNNDNKKADEGYDSYDCLGRDDANSVLVVKKEATPTLDLSDVIFDNNASINDSVSGVPNKEPSIDSLEQTTVKALDNGKLDLSPNMTGIQGNQVPKETSVKSDESEVIGFGQEVNVDEEDMDDYLKDVQDENSVISNSLTLNSDADSVPPRYSIIDELPNLGKETSNEDLHRSDQNGLQDHSKTVVLPPKIGLSETQKEQERISVGNNIPICRQSVQLEELKSARNQTDGLDIQNMQLPSVEMGGARPKEINRHNDIHSISTISSEISEVQDKEQKHAHDAQNLNENGLTLSGELIPETDNDILVVEVSELEKSDFVSDQTGDEDNDETPVMRRNIQPSNPSDLSRPHSWGPSGSDTVPFPHHKRPNSLNIPQRGELTMAGERTQAPYTFPYPPEDTDETEEAEDTENLSPEIQEDLIQNEQVQAVGGEPIDGANGASGHTPSPDPSSPESQVVEASLGKSAPMWIPDSVAPVCMGCEVKFTFTKRRHHCRACGKVFCSACCSLKSRLPYMENKEARVCVECNRQISIAELSSSGTPNPNNPSEYCSVIPPSQQASARSQPPSVLVPASVLKREGSTRQTNDRHVMFSDGIRPGGDLTELDGSDTANRLPMRRSGRNQKKVEKGSPDAAHRQVARKLRAGEARRHLCLIPETGLPPVIISTGEKGGYSTEENPEIEKIMPQIKDEEADPVIFALNANLFVLVKIINLDCCVNRTCWCFTSKGMCNVGQDEIVFVLEVIPDEETIPLDILRHFYTIYEEAGKARRRRKRRRKIKFGNTVTHMGHTIFNQPFLDSRDHGGILYIRPTFQCLHKLLLPSPPYVFGILLQKWETPWAKVFPLRLLLRLGAEYRYYPCPLISVRNRKPVFFEIGHTIMNLLADFRNFQYMLPQIKGVSIHMEDKKTTITFPRNRYEDIMKVVSNSNEHVMALGASFSLQADSHLVCIQNDDGNYQTQAINIQNKPRKVTGASFVVFNGALKTSSGLKAKSSIVEDGLMVQITPDSMVALKQALKDMKSYTIECGSVTAASPDEVVTIQWGEDDKNINIGVKSPIDDMSMDGIESIHIPNATDYVGEKQIVRWTDVFFIQNKDSGSAKWEPVDLSRLAETLSNATCIALTPHLDKLKEADLTKVALRVNIEIEKVGYEIGANGERLPDLYMNDLDNELIPVIHSAASQNRGGAIILELIFHILD, via the exons ATGGATAGTTTGATAGTTGACCTTGACAAGGTGCTGGATGACTTTGAAGCAGAAG AGTCCACAAGTAGAAAACCTACTGGAAATGTGTCATCTGAATATGCAACTTATCTCTCCAAAAATGAGGATCATTCTTGGGAAGAAGTAAGTCGAGCACCGGCAGGTTCTGCTCCTAATTGGAAGAGAAACAGCAAAGATGAATATCTGTCCTTTATTGATTATGGCGAACCTTATGAACCAGCAAGTAATTTTGATTTGTCTGAGGCAGACTTTGCACcatcattgaaaacaaaaacagagaCCGTTTCATCCAAATTCAGCAATGTCATAACTAATGGACATGTTGAAACGGTGGAAAATGGAAATATTGACTTCAGTCACAAAAATCCTGATAGATTATTACATACCACTAAACCTGGTGAGTTAGCACTCACAATGAATGGTTACCATGACAATAAATCTACACCAATGCATATGCATAATGAAAACAATAGTCAGATGATTGATTTACACGGTTGTGAAACTTCTGATTTAACAGAAAATGAATTCGGAAATGTAGATCGAAGTGTGAACTTTGACGACACTTATAATAAATTTCCTATTCAGGTAGTGGATATATTCACACCTGTATCTGAGGATGTACCTCAAATACCTTCATCTACAACATATCAACAGAATGCCATACCAAATAACTTTTATCAAAGTAATGGGAAGGATAATGTGGAAGAAAATATTCatgtaaatttaaatgaaagtgTACCAGTGAATAGTGCAATATCTCatgatatcaatatttcaaaagttcCATCAGTGAGGAACGAAGATTTAACCAAGAACAAACCTATGGAAATGATTCATAACAATTTGCATGCCAAAACTCAGTCATTATCTTCTCATACATCAGAAAAAAGAGTCAATGAGATAAAGTCAGTTAACACTGAGCTATCATCCTCACTTACTTCAGACAATACAAAAACTGACTTACAGCCAGTAAAAACTGAGCTTTCAACATCATCAAAGACAGACAATAGAATAACTGAGTTACAATCAGTTAAAACTGAACTTTCGTCCTCACCTGTGTCAGACAATACAAAAACTGAGTTACAGTCagaaaaatctgaaaatttaaactCTGAATTAACCAGGAAAAGTACAGATCAAATACAATCAAATGTTGGAGGAAATAATGATAATAAGAAGGCAGATGAAGGATATGATTCTTATGACTGTCTAGGGAGAGATGATGCTAATAGTGTTCTGGTTGTGAAAAAGGAAGCAACACCAACTTTAGACTTATCTGATGTTATTTTTGACAATAATGCATCAATAAATGATAGTGTCAGTGGTGTCCCAAATAAGGAACCCTCTATAGATTCTCTTGAACAGACTACTGTCAAGGCGTTGGATAATGGTAAGTTAGATTTATCTCCCAATATGACAGGAATACAGGGGAATCAAGTACCAAAGGAAACTTCAGTGAAATCAGATGAGTCCGAAGTCATTGGTTTTGGTCAAGAGGTTAATGTTGATGAGGAGGATATGGACGATTATCTAAAAGATGTACAAGATGAAAATTCTGTGATTTCCAACTCACTGACATTAAATAGTGATGCCGATTCTGTTCCACCTAGATATTCTATTATTGATGAACTTCCTAATCTAGGAAAGGAAACGTCAAATGAAGATCTTCACAGAAGCGATCAAAATGGACTGCAGGATCATTCCAAAACAGTTGTTTTACCACCTAAAATAGGCTTGTCCGAAACACAGAAAGAACAAGAACGAATCTCTGTTGGCAATAATATTCCTATCTGTAGACAAAGTGTTCAGTTAGAAGAATTGAAATCCGCCAGAAATCAAACTGATgggttggatattcaaaatatgcaaCTGCCATCTGTTGAAATGGGTGGGGCAAGACCTAAAGAAATTAATCGACATAATGATATTCACAGTATATCAACAATTTCTTCAGAAATTTCAGAAGTTCAAGACAAAGAACAGAAGCATGCACATGATGCacaaaatttgaatgaaaatggGCTTACTTTATCCGGTGAATTAATCCCAGAGACAGATAATGATATACTAGTGGTAGAAGTTTCAGAACTTGAAAAATCTGATTTTGTAAGTGATCAAACTGGAGATGAGGATAATGATGAAACTCCTGTGATGAGGCGTAATATTCAGCCCAGTAATCCATCTGATTTATCACGGCCACATTCATGGGGACCATCAGGCTCTGATACAGTCCCTTTTCCTCACCACAAGCGTCCAAATAGTCTGAATATTCCCCAACGTGGAGAATTGACCATGGCAGGGGAGAGAACTCAGGCACCTTACACATTCCCATACCCACCAGAAGATACTGATGAAACAGAGGAGGCAGAGGATACAGAAAACCTGTCACCAGAAATTCAGGAAGATCTCATACAGAATGAGCAAGTTCAAG CTGTAGGAGGAGAGCCAATAGATGGCGCTAATGGAGCATCAGGCCACACCCCTTCACCTGACCCATCAAGTCCTGAATCACAAGTGGTAGAAGCAAGTTTAGGGAAGAGTGCACCTATGTGGATTCCTGACAGTGTTGCTCCAGTGTGTATGGGTTGTGAAGTCAAATTTACCTTCACTAAACGAAGACATCATTGTCGAGCTTGTGGAAAG GTTTTCTGTTCAGCATGTTGTAGCTTGAAGAGTCGTTTACCATACATGGAAAACAAAGAAGCCAGAGTTTGTGTAGAATGTAATCGACAGATTTCAATAG CTGAACTGTCGAGCAGTGGTACTCCTAATCCTAACAATCCCAGTGAATATTGCTCGGTTATTCCTCCCTCGCAGCAAGCTAGTGCACGTTCACAGCCTCCTTCAGTTCTTGTGCCTGCCAGTGTATTAAAACGAGAAG GAAGTACAAGGCAGACAAATGATAGACATGTGATGTTCTCTGATGGGATACGCCCAGGAGGTGATCTGACAGAACTTGATGGATCTGATACAGCTAATAGACTACCAATGAGACGATCTGGGAGGAATCAGAAAAAAGTAGAGAAAGGATCCCCAG atgCAGCTCATCGTCAGGTGGCGAGAAAGTTACGAGCTGGAGAAGCTAGGAGACATTTGTGTTTAATTCCTGAGACTGGTCTTCCTCCTGTCATCATATCTACGGGTGAAAAGGGAG GTTATTCAACAGAAGAGAATCCAGAAATAGAAAAGATAATGCCTCAAATCAAAG atGAAGAAGCAGACCCTGTGATATTTGCCTTGAATGCCAATTTATTTGTACTAGTAAAAATTATCAACT tggATTGTTGTGTTAATCGTACCTGTTGGTGTTTTACATCAAAAGGAATGTGCAACGTCGGACAAGATGaaattgtgtttgttttagAAGTTATACCAGATGAAGAAACGATACCGCTAGACATATTACGTCACTTTTACACTATCTATGAAGAGGCTGGCAAAG CTCGTAGACGTAGAAAAAGAAGGAGAAAAATAAAGTTTg gtaaTACAGTGACCCACATGGGCCATACAATATTCAATCAGCCGTTCCTTGATAGCCGTGATCATGGAGGAATCCTATACATCAGACCTACATTCCAGTGTTTACATAAACTCTTACTGCCATCCCCACCGTATGTGTTTGGTATCTTACTTCAGAAGTGGGAAACCCCATGGGCTAAAGTGTTCCCTCTTAGACTGCTCCTCAGACTAGGAGCAGAATATAGAT ACTATCCTTGTCCTTTGATAAGTGTAAGGAACCGTAAACCTGTATTCTTTGAGATTGGTCACACCATAATGAACTTACTGGCCGACTTCAGGAACTTCCAGTATATGTTACCTCAGATAAAGGGTGTTTCTATACACATGGAAGACAAGAAAACAACCATAACTTTCCCTAGAAACAGATATGAAGAT ATAATGAAAGTTGTCAGTAATAGTAATGAACATGTGATGGCATTAGGTGCCAGTTTTAGTCTCCAGGCTGACTCACATCTGGTCTGTATACAGAACGATGATGGCAACTATCAAACACAGGCTATAAATATACAGAACAAACCCAGGAAAG tCACTGGTGCCAGTTTTGTTGTATTTAATGGTGCTTTGAAGACAAGTTCTGGACTGAAGGCTAAATCAAGTATTGTGGAAGATGGACTGATGGTCCAGATAACACCAGATTCCATGGTGGCTCTCAAACAAGCTTTAAAAGACATGAAAAGTTACACCATAGAATGTGGCAGTGTTACAGCTGCTAGTCCTGATGAAGTTGTTACAATACAGTGGGGAGAAGATgataagaatataaatattgG TGTAAAAAGTCCAATAGATGATATGTCAATGGATGGTATAGAGAGCATACACATACCTAACGCCACAGATTATGTTGGAGAAAAACAGATAGTAAGATGGACTGATGTGTTCTTTATTCAGAATAAAGATTCTGGGTCAGCCAAATGGGAACCAGTAGATCTGAGTCGACTAGCAGAAACTTTGTCTAATGCCACATGTATAGCTCTTACCCCTCACCTAGATAAATTAAAAGAGGCAGATTTGACTAAAGTAGCATTGAGagttaatattgaaattgagaag GTTGGATATGAGATTGGAGCTAATGGTGAGAGATTACCTGATTTGTACATGAATGACCTAGATAATGAACTTATACCTGTGATACATAGTGCTGCCTCGCAGAACAGAGGTGGAGCCATTATATTGGAACTCATATTTCATATACTAGATTAA